Within Eschrichtius robustus isolate mEscRob2 chromosome X, mEscRob2.pri, whole genome shotgun sequence, the genomic segment GGTCGAAGGCAAGCCTGAGTGgacttttcttgaaaagtttactGGCAGCAATTGTAAAATCCAGAATTGGTGATCTTAGAATGCGGTAACCTTAGTTGTAAGTAAAATAATGCTATAAAATATTCTAACTTTCAAAGATAGAAATTAAATGATCTACCCATTGGGCTTTCTTTAAGCACCTCTAATAGTTAAATTCTAACTTGTTCTTATATTGAAAATCTCAGAATGGCCATTTTATGACTGATTTCCATCCTGGTACCTTGTAACTAAAGATTGTATGTTGCTCGAGATGCATTTTGGACATTGCTATTATTAACGTCACCCCAATGTGTCTCATATAAAGTGGGGAGCAAATGGTGACCAGGTATCAGGGtagatattattttcttcctgacAAAAGGAGTTCTAGTTGATCGGCTGGTCGTGAGCTGGGACTTAATTTTCCTGATGACCTATTCAACTTGTAGGATAAAGTATTCTAAAGATGTGCACTTTATCTGATCTCCGTAATCTAAATGAGATGGCTTAGGGGAGTTCAGCTGTCAAAATGAATCATTTTGGCATCCTCTTAAACTAACTTTCAGTTCTGGGAACATCTGATTATCAGCAGCACCTGCTTTCTTCATGGCACTGTAAGTAAAATCTTGTTTTCAAATTTAGTCTTTCGATTATGGGTCTTGTGATTCAGGAAAAGGGAAGATCTCTCCTTCTGCTTTATTTCAGGAACTCTCAGACTAAAGCCTAGATTATCTGTTGATTTCAAGAGCTTTAATGAGAAAGTTGTTAATTATGTCCATATGACACAAAATACCTGTGCCTGTAACATAATTATTATGATCAAAAGGAAGGATTTTAATCTTTGGTTAgaactaaaaaaggaaaatttcattAGTATGAATTCTGATAGTATTGAAATTATTCATCATATGATATCTCACACAGATTTTTCAACATGAGTTCTACAAACTGTTGTCACTGTAAAGCTAAGCAGAACTCAGACTGCTTTACTGCATAGCTGAACCAAAGTTTAACATGCCATCCTGCCCCATGTTTAACAATCAGGATACATGATGAAGCGACCAGATTCCAAAGCACTTTTGGCTTATGGCTTTCTGAAGCAGTGCTCACTCTGAAAAATTCCTGGTACATGCCTGTGCCAGGCAGGAGTTCAAgttcctcacctcctccttcaTCATTCTAGTTTTGATAGGACTGCATGTAGTGTGTCAATAATGTAATTATGGAAAGAGAAACTAACAAGCATCATGGTTTCCCCCGTgtatttacaaaagaaaacagacaccTGTAAAGACTGGGAATTCCAGCTTTACTTACAATTGGTACAGAAGGCAGGTCCACTCAAGTGAAGAACTGAAgactgccttttatttttattttacattgataAGACACTGCTGCTAAACCAAAATGTGTCCAATTTAGTCAGCAGAGGAAAGTAGACAGTTAcatgatgattttaaaaatacatctccaaagtaaaggagctgttacagtggaggattactggactgaatgtcaatattatgacatagtatgagtgtgtttcatgtttggtagttgcaatcattgttgcttttgttgtggtcatccatgtacaatgcttggtgtcagtctatttatctcttgtaaaaataaaatacagtgtgtgtgtgtggaaaaaaaaaacaacacatctCTAGGCTGTTgtttccagagagagagagagagagagagagagagagagagagagagagagagagagagtgtgtgtgtgtgtgtgtgtgtgtgtgtgtagggcttGGGCAGAGTGGAAAAAAACCCTCACAATGACACTTTTAATGCAGAAATGGGTCAGGATATGTTAGCTGAACTAATTCAGGTTAACATCTTGGCTATGTTATCTACTATGCAAAGATATCAGCttcagagagcccagaaagagaCCAGCAAATAGTAGTAACTAAAGGTTGTAAGTCCTTAAGGAGCCGTTTCTGTGTGAGAGTGATTCTTTGatgttatttttctctcctctttcttttgattttccttcTTTGCTTGTTACTTTTGGCAGTGCAAGCTGTTGTGGAGAGCTGCATTTAGAAGTAAAGCTTAATGTACTGCAGCATAATTTAAATAAGAGCTGAATAAGGGCTCCCTTATATTTGTTCACAGGCTTAATCCAAACTCTTCCTTTAGTTCCAATCAATAAATATCACTGTGTTCCAAGCAAATGAAAATTTGTTTGCCGTTTCTAAAGGCTAATGAGACCTATTTGTGGGTTGCAGGAGTTGGTTTTGACAGAGAGGCTAGTATACGCTGCTCTCTTGTTCATTCACAATCCGTACTACAGCGGAGACGAAAActgagaaggaggaaaaccatcTCGGGTATCCCCAGAAGAGTCCAACAAGAAATAGGTGTGGTATAAAACTATTAATGGTTAACATTCTGTCGGGTGCCGATTATAAGGAGACGAAATGGAAGCCAGCCTTTAACCAGCTTCCTTAAAGATAGTCAACGTTGTAACTCGTAGAGGTTTTGAAATGATGTGTACTCGTTTTGTGTTCAGTAAGCCAGGTggtattactttttaaatctcCATTCTTGACTGTGAAGGCTTGACCTTATGGATTTAGCCATATACATTCAGATTTTATGGCTGAAATataatattttgctattttttaaaagtattattaaggcggaaattaagtaaaaattaaCAAGATTCAATGAAAGATTCTTTTAGAGAAATATACATCTATCTGGAGAGAGATATACTTTTATggcattaattattttaaaaggtaaacttTAAGCACACTCAATTAAATATTGACTATTCATAATATGATACCCTTGGtgacattttttctattttttctgttcAATGTGTTTAAGATATCTCTTcctatggtttttaaaattattattatcatagcATTTCTTGTAATTAAGATTTTTACTTCATATAATGAATTCTATGATTTTTATCTCATTATGTTTATACTGAGAAATAAAAGTGTATAGTGGCCAAGAAAATAAGAtgtattttggttaaaaaaaaaaaatagtagacaCTTATTGGGGCAAAGTAATTTGATCGTGAAGAGAGAGAATTCACGAAAGATCTAAGAGCTTATCTTCTcttagtatacatacatacatacatacatatagtgtgtgtgtatttgtgtatatatacaaagagagagagacagagagtcagagaggtaaagggacagagagagaccGCCCAAAGCATTTTAACTTGCTCCTAATTTtatatgctgattttttttttttctgtaagaaaaaGCTCCAACATGCCGGCACCCAGAATTGTGGGCATCTCTCAGAATGTCTGTTCATCTGCTGATGTATGAAGTATCTCACTGTGCTTTCCATGTGCCCTAGATTCTGATGAATCGCCCGTGGCCAGGGAAAGGAATGTGATTGTGCACACAAATCCAGATCCTTCCAACGCTGTCAATAGGAGGTCTGGAACCAGGGACTCGGAGTGCCAAACTGAGGATATTCTGATCGCTGCTCCATCCAGAAGGAGAATCAGAGCTCAGAGGGGTCAAAGCATTGCAGCTTCCCTTTCTCATTCTGCTGGCAACATTTCTGCATTGGCAGACAAAGGCGACACCATGTTTACTCCTGCAGTGAGCAGCCGCACGAGATCTCGGAGCCTTCCCAGGGAGGGCAATAGAGGTGGGGATGCTGAGCCCAAAGTTGGTGCTAAACCCTCAGCATATGAAGAGGGGGAGCCTTTCGTGGGAGACCAAGAAAGAACCCTTAACGACTGCAGCGAGGCCCCCAGCAGCCCGAGTGCGCAGGAGCACCAGCCTGCTTTGAGCCTGGCCTGTTCTCAACATCTTCACAGCCCCCAGCACAAGTTAAGTGAGAGAGGGAGGTCACGTCTGTCCCGGATGGCTGCCGACTCTGGCAGCTGTGACATCTCCTCCAACTCGGACACCTTTGGGAGCCCCATCCACTGCATCTCCACGGCTGGCGTCCTCCTCAGCAGCCACATGGACCAGAAAGATGACCACCAGTCGTCCAGTGGCAACTGGAGTGGGAGCAGCTCCACATGCCCCTCACAGACCTCAGAGACGATCCCTCCTGCAGCTTCTCCTCCCCTCACTGGCTCTTCACACTGTGACTCGGAGTTGTCACTAAACACAGCCCCCCATGCTAATGAGGACGCCAGTGTCTTCGTGACAGAGCAGTACAACGACCACCTGGATAAAGTGAGGGGCCACCGAGCAAACTCCTTTACCTCCACTGTGGCAGATCTGTTGGATGACCCCAACAATAGCAACACGAGTGACAGCGAGTGGAATTACCTACACCACCATCACGATGCCTCCTGCCGCCAGGATTTTAGTCCTGAGCGTCCCAAGGCAGAcagcctgggctgcccaagcTTCACAAGCATGGCCACTTATGACAGCTTTCTGGAAAAGTCTCCATCGGACAAAGCAGACACTAGCTCTCACTTCTCGGTGGACACAGAGGGATACTACACCTCCATGCACTTTGACTGTGGTCTCAAAGGTAGTAAGAGTTATGTCTGTCACTATGCAGCCCTGGGCCCAGAGAATGGCCAGGGTGTCGGGGTTCCTCCTACTCTTCCAGACTGTGCCTGGCAGGACTACTCAGACCACAGGAGACAGGGGAGACCAAGCATCTCTTTCAGGAAACCAAAGGCAAAGCCGACTCCACCTAAACGTAGCTCATCATTGAGGAAGTCTGATGGAAATGCAGACATTTCTGAGGAGAAAGAACCAAAGATAAGCAGTGGCCAGCTCCTGCCTCACAGTTCCAGGGAAATGAAGCTGCCTCTCGATTTCTCCAACACGCCTTCTCGAATGGAAAATGCCAATCTGCCCACCAAGCAGGAACCTTCTTGGATGAACCAGAGTGAACATGGCATTAAGGAACCTCAGTTAGACACTCCAGATGTTCCACCATTCAAAGATGAAGGTGCTGAATCAACTCACTATGCAGACCTCTGGCTTCTAAATGACTTGAAAACAAATGATCCTTACAGATCTTTATCTAATTCAAGCACTGCTACGGGTACCACAGTTATCGAATGCATCAAATCTCCAGAGAGCTCTGAATCCCAAACATCCCAGTCAGAATCTAGAgccaccaccccctcccttccttctgttgACAATGAGTTTAAACTGGCTTCACCAGAAAAGCTGGCTGGCTTGGCATCTCCATCAAGCGGCTACTCAAGCCAGTCTGAAACGCCAACGTCCTCTTTCCCTACAGCTTTCTTTTCTGGCCCATTGTCTCCTGGAGGtagcaaaagaaaaccaaaagtccCAGAAAGGAAATCCTCACTACAGCAACCCTCTTTAAAAGATGGAGTTCTATCACTGGGTAAAGACCTTGAACTTCCAATTATACCTCCTACCCATCTTGACCTAAGTGCTCTTCATAATGTCTTAAATAAACCATTCCACCACCGTCACCCATTGCATGTTTTCAGTCATAATAAGCAAAACGCAGTAGGAGAAACACTGAGGTCAAATCCTCCACCGTCTCTTGCAATTACACCAACAGTCCTGAAATCTGTTAACCTTAGGTCCATCAGTAGGTCTGAAGAAGTTAAGCAAAAAGAAGGCAACAATACAAATCTCCCCTACTTAGGAGAGGAAAGCACTCTCACCATGGCTGCCCTGTCTCCAGGTAAGATTAGGCCACATGTGACTAAGAAATCACTATCACGTCAGTACTCCACTGAAGACACCATATTGTCCTTTTTAGACCCCTCTGCAGTTGAGATGGAACCAGATAAACTACAATTAGAAAAAAACCGTTCTTTTGATGTGAAGAATCATTGTGATCCAGAAACAGTAACCTCAGCTGGTACCAATCTTCTAGATTCAAGTGTCACAAAAGACCAAATACATATGGAGAGTGAGCCTATTCCAGAAAACACACCAAGTAAAAGCTGTGACTTTTCCCCAGAAGGATTTCAGAGGGTCTCTGCTGCTCGCCCAAATGATTTGGATGGTAAAATACTACAATGTGGAGCTGGTCCAGATGGAGCCCTAGCGCAGGTCCAGAAGGCATCTCCTGCAGACCAGGAGGAAGCTGCACACCCTGAGTCTGTGGACGTGCTCACATCTCAGTCAAACTCACCAACTAGAGTCACAGACATACACAATCAACTTAAGCATCAACTTGGGATGAGCCGCCACCATGACAAAGTGCCTGGGAATATCAGCTATGAAGCAGAGATATCAACCGTAAATCCATGCCCTGAAAAATGCTCTGAGCAGGAAAATATTGCTTCAGGTATTTCAGCCAAAAGTGCCTCTGATAACAGCGGAGCAGAGGAGACCCAAGGAAGTGTGGATGAGGTTTCACTGAAAGGTCAGTTGTTGACACCTTTGTCACAATGGGAAGGTGTCTCGTGGCACTTCctgaagtttttctttcttacctTCCCCATAATACAGTACAGCCCTGGGTATTGGTTTCCCTCCTTCTTTTCGCTTATTAAAACAATTAAGATAAAAGCTTTTATCATGGAGGGACTAAGTGTGACAGATAgctccttcattttaaaaatggcgGTCAGGTAACTGTTGCTTAGTTGTTCCCTGAGTCAGTGAAGCCCAGCAGCGTGCTGGGTGACTTCTTCCTAAAGATGCTTTTGTTCTTAATTTAAGAATCGTCACCGAGTGATGACTCTGTGATTTCACCACTAAGTGAAGACTCTCAGGCTGAAGCAGAAAGTGTGTTTGTGTCTCCAAATAAACCTCGAACAACGGAGGATTTatttgcagtcattcacaggtgagGCAACAATACCAAAGGTTCTGCTTCTTACGTGCTTCTCATCAAACGCAAATATGGAAAAGCCTTGGGTACTTGTAATACATTCAGCAAAAAACATAAgcaagcaaagaaaaattatttttccaaatcaaATTGATAGACTTATATTCAAGTTGGGAAATATGTGGCCTTATATACAGTTAGGTAGACCTCAATTGAGAGACTTTCCTAAGAACTGCTGAGGGTAGCTGTTTTTTTCCCTAGGAAAGACATTCTGAAacaagtttttaatttgaaaacaatTTGTGGTCAAGTAACTCAAGGGCGAAAGCTCAAACTCTAGTGTAATCTCTGACATTTAAATAATTCCTTAACCTAAAAACACATGCTCAAAGCTATAATCCTACACTAGCAGAGATAAATATAAGGTGACTCACTAAACACAGCCCCAAGTTTGAGACAAAACAGTATATAAACCTGCCCATTTCATAGCTCACAACAACTAATCACTgctccctttcttccctctcttcctaaaACTTACATTTCTTTAATAACACTGGCCTTCTCTAACTTTAATGCTCCATATCCCATGAATAGGGGATGTCCTCTAGGCTGCTTTTCCAGGATAGTGTTGCATCCATGCTGACCATTCCTATTCTCTCATCTGCCCCCTGGACCCCTGTGATCAAGGCCCCTATTTGCAAGAATACTCCTTACAAACTGTGACCGAAGAACGAAACAGGAACTAGCCCTTGGAAACTGAACCCGTATCAGACTCAGCTATCCAGTCATAACGTGGCTACTCCTTTCGCAGCTGCCACTGCCTACTTCACTAGGCCTTGGTGACCTAGATGCGACTCCCAAGGGACAAAGCTTGGGGACTGTCTTGTCTACCTCATGAAGTTATACTCTTTGAAGCAAGCTCTTCACAAGCAGCTTACCACTGTTTTTCCCAGGATCCTACTTTTTAGGGGAACTTGTGTTTTCTGTTGATGTGGTTCTCTCATAAAGAAGGAGCACTGCCCTTCGACAACTGTCTTTTTAAAGGAGCCAATCACAAACACGTTCTGTGTAGACCTTAGCAGGCTCACCTCTCCACTCGGAGAGTGAagaatcattatttttctttgtccctGATTATATTCTCCTCACCCCCTTTTATCCCCAACCTTAGGACAAGTTATTAAATGCTGTGAAGTTAAAGAACCAAATGCTAGTGTCGTGAAGAGTGGACAGAATGTAAGGAGTCGAGTCAGAAAGACCTGGAATTGAATCCCAATGCTGCCACTTCCTGTCCAGTCTTGAGTCAGTTACAACCTGTGTACCTATTTCCCTTGCTGTAAATGGGGATACCTAGAGCTCACATGTTCAGTTTTGATGATAAGATATCATGTTTGTGTCTAGAATATGGTAGATGCTAAAAGCAGACATTAGTTTGAAATCCCTACCCTATTAGAGTGCCAGACACTGGCATACACAAGATAGCAACCACAAAGCTTTCAGTGAACCAAAATCAAGCTGGTGTCCAATTGCAAAGCTGACATTTTCTCTAACCTACAGGTTTTTAGATGGGTGAGAAAGCCTGCTGCCAGTACGTAGCAATGAACTGAGTCATGCTGACTCAGTGACTAAGTTCACGAAATTTATGCCTGCTTATTtatcaaaagaaataatataataatgatgGATGGGTGGCTAGGTTTGGTAGACTTACAGAGTTTGGTAATCTTAGATATACATTTATGCAgaatttgtttgcttatttatttatgtgcagCACAGTGacaataaaaattttcttttcttgagagTTTATAGTGCACAGAGCTTTAAGAGCTCCAGAGGTGGTCTAggtttccagctcctccagaaagTTGGCTTACTGATTAATACACTGTAGACAGATGTTCCTGGGCAGCTATGGCAAATGGTATCTGCAGCCAAAATGGACTGACTTATTCAAGACGTCACGTTAAGAAATTTCTTTATACGGAGGAATTTTAAGAGTAGACAGAATAGTATAACGCACCactgcctgcccccacccccagccaaacacacacacagacatatccATCACCCAAGCCTATCAACCATCAGCCTATGGCCAGTCCTGTCCCATCCACACCTTCCACTTTGCTCTCCTGGTATTCACTGGAAGCCAATCCCAGGCATCAGAGGATTTCATCTGTATTGCAGAGACAggttgaataaaagtgacagtGCTTCACCACCTACACTCTAACCAAGAGTCAGAGAGCAGTATTTTCTTGTACTCTTGTGAAACTTCCCAGTAAGTCCTCCCCTAGAACCTCTAGCCTCCACATTAGTCATTATGTGAAATGGTCATTTCCAAAACCTGATTCATGTCCACTGGTTATTGGAGAATTTCCCTCAGGCTGTGAGCGCCACGAGGGCAAGCAATGTATCTTAATCCTCACCCCTACAGCCCTAATGCTTAGTATCCCATCAGACAGGGTACACAACCGCTCTTTAAGGAGATGCCTGAGTGTGACGTAAcacttttagtttcattaaaGTGTATGTGGACTGAGATTGTTCCTTTTCTTAAAAGGTCCAAGAGGAAAGTACTTGGAAGAAAAGATTCTGGGGACATGTCTGTTCGAAGTAAATCTAGAGCTTCCCTGGGCAGCAGTAGCAGCAACAGTGCTGGTTCTGTCACCTCAACCAACAGCAATGTGACCACCCCAAACAGCCAGAGGTCTCCTGGCCTCATCTACCGAAATGCCAAAAAGTCCAACACATCGAATGAAGAGTTTAAGCTATTACTCCTCAAGAAAGGCAGTCGCTCGGATTCCAGTTACCGTATGTCTGCTACTGAGATCCTGAAGAGTCCCATCCTGCCCAAACCTCCTGGGGAACTCACAGCCGAGTCCCCCCAAAGCACCCATGAGGCCCATCAGGGGGCACCGGGAACTGAAGCGCTGTCCCCCCTCTCTCCATGCTCCCCACGGGTTAATGCAGAAGGGTTCTCCTCAAAGAACTTTGCCACCCCGGCATCGGCAAGGGTTGGACGCTCCCGGGCTCCCCCTGCGGCCAGCAGCAGCCGCTACAGTGTCCGTTGCAGGCTGTATAACGCGCCCATGCAGGCCATCTCCGAAGGCGAGACAGAAAATTCTGATGGGAGCCCACATGATGACCGATCCTCCCAGAGCTCAACATAGGTGGCCCATGCCAGGCTGGCTGTCAAAGGCCAAAACCTTAGTCATATGAGGATGGAGGAACAGAATGGAAGACTGGGGAGAAGTCAGCACATGGTGGGGTACCATCACGCTTACCAACGAGTTCCTAAATATTTGCTGGGGAAACGGAAGGTGGTTTGGTCTTTCTtgattattttccatatttttaagtaGCTGCActgtctttcatatttttctttagggTAGTTTGATTTACCCCATCTCATTCCTTTTGATAATAGAGAATTTGAAAATGTCTGCTTTTCATGAAACCTAGAAAAAGTTTTCCCAGAGCTGCCTATTCAGAAAACAAAGCCCTCACTGTCATAATTCTTAAGAAGATGAAATACTCTGGAGGTTTGgtatatttttacattaaaatgaacTAAAGCAAAATTTAGAAGAACTACACACATGTAAATAccatatttttgataaaaatgtGTAAACAGATTTATGGATGACGAGTGGACATGTGGCCAATTATCTACCACACACCAACTGCTTATAGAACACAACAAATAAAGTGTAATAACTGTATTCTGTGAATACCATTTTCGTATCAAATACCATATTTAAATGTCCACCAATATGATTTCTGAGTGATAAacctcaaaatatgaattttaaactgGTGAAATAAAGGAAATCTCGAGGTCATATAGTGAAAtgtgattaatttaaaataatgaattcagACTTAACCATTTTTGTGACAAACTGCAGCACCAAACAAACTACTGGTAACACGTGGCTGTGATGTGCCATGTGGCAACGTGGACAGAATGAAAAGcatgcttttgatttttaaaaaaaaaaatcagtgagagaAATCATCATTCTCAACATAAAGCCCTGAACAACAGCACTTGACAGTGTCCTTTAAACTTCAATTTTTCAGTGGATTGCTTTAAGGAGAATGAGTAGGGAAAAGAGTAGTTAATTTTAGGTTATAGTTTATATTACACTACTGGGGACATAAACAGTCCTAATCTGAGGACTATAATCTTTAAACTCCTTAAACAGTTTAGCAATTAGCTCCAGGTTCTTTAACGAACGAAAATAAAACATAAGCATGCCACAGAGCTGTGGATTTATCAGTAAGTACCTGCAATGAGTTTTCAGTGAAGCTTTCTCTCTGTGCTGATGAGATTCATGCTACCTAAAAATCAACAGAAATGACACTGTGAACAACGTAGTTGGGAAAtaggtatgtgtatatgcatTATTTATATTCACTGTTAAACTGGGAACGGGGAGCAGCTCTGGTTCACAATGCTACATATAACTGAGTTTTTGTCTGATTTTACTCTACCTGCTTGATGGCAAAAGGGGAGGGTGGTGGGTGGGAAAGGAAATGTCAGGGCAAGTGCTCTGATAAAATGAAGGCAGGGAAACAAGCTGAATTACTTGAAATTACTTGAATTTTCTTgtcttaaaactgaaaaaaaaatgtagttacaAGTTGAAATCTGCAAATGGGTTTTACacctgtgattttgaaatgaaCTGATACTAATGTTTGAAATGACATGTCGGAAATATAAGCAGCTATGTACTTGGAATGTTTTGAATGGGAGAAGGTAGAAAGTAGAGAACTAAGAAGGAATACGGCCTATAAAAGAATAGAATGTGATTAGAGTGATAGAACATACCAGAGTTACCAAGAAATTGATAAGCAGCTGGCTTTAAGCTTATGCAAGTGGTATTTGGGAAAGTAGGATGTGTGAAAGGGGGTTTGTGGTTTTGGTTTAATTCATGCAATATGAAGGAGAAAGCCTGGCCTAAGAAGATGctatctttcaacagaaacactTTTTAAGATGTTACAGAGTGAGAATTACAGAATCTGATtgctgttgggtttttgtttgtttctttggaaagaaaaaaaaaaatgtctggttTATTCTCCTATTTGTTTTCACTATCAAattgtgtttcttaatttcttgtCATCCTTGTATGTAAAATGGGTGCTGGGGGTGGCGGGGTAGAGGagggagaatgtgtgtgtgtgtgtgtgtgtgtgtgtgtgtgcgcgcgcacgcgtgTGCTTGTGCAGGGATAGATAAGCTACCTGGTAAAGCGTATATTTGAACATTCACGAAGTGTTATACtttttactaaaagaaaaatgtttgggGGTTTGAAAAAAATGGACCATCATT encodes:
- the NHS gene encoding actin remodeling regulator NHS isoform X1 → MPFAKRIVEPQWLCRQRRPAPDPAEDANRGSAEPPPPPLQLPGRRDEAVAPGSEDPPRAPRALPAPTDQALPPHGEAPAAGEESAAGVLEAASAAGEASSAAAAAVLLMLDLCAVSNAALARVLRQLSDVARHACSLFQELESDIQLTHRRVWALQGKLGGVQRVLGTLDPKQEAVPVSNLDIESKLSVYYRAPWHQQRNIFLPATRPPCVEELHRHARQSLQALRREHRSRSDRREQRAAAPVSVVAPPLPAYPPAHSQRRRELKDRHFLTFNSTRSPSPTECCHMTPWSRKSHPPEDEDTDVMLGQRPKNPVHNIPSTLDKQTNWSKALPLPTPEEKMKQDAQVISSCIIPINVTGVGFDREASIRCSLVHSQSVLQRRRKLRRRKTISGIPRRVQQEIDSDESPVARERNVIVHTNPDPSNAVNRRSGTRDSECQTEDILIAAPSRRRIRAQRGQSIAASLSHSAGNISALADKGDTMFTPAVSSRTRSRSLPREGNRGGDAEPKVGAKPSAYEEGEPFVGDQERTLNDCSEAPSSPSAQEHQPALSLACSQHLHSPQHKLSERGRSRLSRMAADSGSCDISSNSDTFGSPIHCISTAGVLLSSHMDQKDDHQSSSGNWSGSSSTCPSQTSETIPPAASPPLTGSSHCDSELSLNTAPHANEDASVFVTEQYNDHLDKVRGHRANSFTSTVADLLDDPNNSNTSDSEWNYLHHHHDASCRQDFSPERPKADSLGCPSFTSMATYDSFLEKSPSDKADTSSHFSVDTEGYYTSMHFDCGLKGSKSYVCHYAALGPENGQGVGVPPTLPDCAWQDYSDHRRQGRPSISFRKPKAKPTPPKRSSSLRKSDGNADISEEKEPKISSGQLLPHSSREMKLPLDFSNTPSRMENANLPTKQEPSWMNQSEHGIKEPQLDTPDVPPFKDEGAESTHYADLWLLNDLKTNDPYRSLSNSSTATGTTVIECIKSPESSESQTSQSESRATTPSLPSVDNEFKLASPEKLAGLASPSSGYSSQSETPTSSFPTAFFSGPLSPGGSKRKPKVPERKSSLQQPSLKDGVLSLGKDLELPIIPPTHLDLSALHNVLNKPFHHRHPLHVFSHNKQNAVGETLRSNPPPSLAITPTVLKSVNLRSISRSEEVKQKEGNNTNLPYLGEESTLTMAALSPGKIRPHVTKKSLSRQYSTEDTILSFLDPSAVEMEPDKLQLEKNRSFDVKNHCDPETVTSAGTNLLDSSVTKDQIHMESEPIPENTPSKSCDFSPEGFQRVSAARPNDLDGKILQCGAGPDGALAQVQKASPADQEEAAHPESVDVLTSQSNSPTRVTDIHNQLKHQLGMSRHHDKVPGNISYEAEISTVNPCPEKCSEQENIASGISAKSASDNSGAEETQGSVDEVSLKESSPSDDSVISPLSEDSQAEAESVFVSPNKPRTTEDLFAVIHRSKRKVLGRKDSGDMSVRSKSRASLGSSSSNSAGSVTSTNSNVTTPNSQRSPGLIYRNAKKSNTSNEEFKLLLLKKGSRSDSSYRMSATEILKSPILPKPPGELTAESPQSTHEAHQGAPGTEALSPLSPCSPRVNAEGFSSKNFATPASARVGRSRAPPAASSSRYSVRCRLYNAPMQAISEGETENSDGSPHDDRSSQSST
- the NHS gene encoding actin remodeling regulator NHS isoform X4, with protein sequence MGNAQHKRSRYRRRKRTAVSNLDIESKLSVYYRAPWHQQRNIFLPATRPPCVEELHRHARQSLQALRREHRSRSDRREQRAAAPVSVVAPPLPAYPPAHSQRRRELKDRHFLTFNSTRSPSPTECCHMTPWSRKSHPPEDEDTDVMLGQRPKNPVHNIPSTLDKQTNWSKALPLPTPEEKMKQDAQVISSCIIPINVTGVGFDREASIRCSLVHSQSVLQRRRKLRRRKTISGIPRRVQQEIDSDESPVARERNVIVHTNPDPSNAVNRRSGTRDSECQTEDILIAAPSRRRIRAQRGQSIAASLSHSAGNISALADKGDTMFTPAVSSRTRSRSLPREGNRGGDAEPKVGAKPSAYEEGEPFVGDQERTLNDCSEAPSSPSAQEHQPALSLACSQHLHSPQHKLSERGRSRLSRMAADSGSCDISSNSDTFGSPIHCISTAGVLLSSHMDQKDDHQSSSGNWSGSSSTCPSQTSETIPPAASPPLTGSSHCDSELSLNTAPHANEDASVFVTEQYNDHLDKVRGHRANSFTSTVADLLDDPNNSNTSDSEWNYLHHHHDASCRQDFSPERPKADSLGCPSFTSMATYDSFLEKSPSDKADTSSHFSVDTEGYYTSMHFDCGLKGSKSYVCHYAALGPENGQGVGVPPTLPDCAWQDYSDHRRQGRPSISFRKPKAKPTPPKRSSSLRKSDGNADISEEKEPKISSGQLLPHSSREMKLPLDFSNTPSRMENANLPTKQEPSWMNQSEHGIKEPQLDTPDVPPFKDEGAESTHYADLWLLNDLKTNDPYRSLSNSSTATGTTVIECIKSPESSESQTSQSESRATTPSLPSVDNEFKLASPEKLAGLASPSSGYSSQSETPTSSFPTAFFSGPLSPGGSKRKPKVPERKSSLQQPSLKDGVLSLGKDLELPIIPPTHLDLSALHNVLNKPFHHRHPLHVFSHNKQNAVGETLRSNPPPSLAITPTVLKSVNLRSISRSEEVKQKEGNNTNLPYLGEESTLTMAALSPGKIRPHVTKKSLSRQYSTEDTILSFLDPSAVEMEPDKLQLEKNRSFDVKNHCDPETVTSAGTNLLDSSVTKDQIHMESEPIPENTPSKSCDFSPEGFQRVSAARPNDLDGKILQCGAGPDGALAQVQKASPADQEEAAHPESVDVLTSQSNSPTRVTDIHNQLKHQLGMSRHHDKVPGNISYEAEISTVNPCPEKCSEQENIASGISAKSASDNSGAEETQGSVDEVSLKESSPSDDSVISPLSEDSQAEAESVFVSPNKPRTTEDLFAVIHRSKRKVLGRKDSGDMSVRSKSRASLGSSSSNSAGSVTSTNSNVTTPNSQRSPGLIYRNAKKSNTSNEEFKLLLLKKGSRSDSSYRMSATEILKSPILPKPPGELTAESPQSTHEAHQGAPGTEALSPLSPCSPRVNAEGFSSKNFATPASARVGRSRAPPAASSSRYSVRCRLYNAPMQAISEGETENSDGSPHDDRSSQSST